The Triticum dicoccoides isolate Atlit2015 ecotype Zavitan chromosome 6A, WEW_v2.0, whole genome shotgun sequence genome has a window encoding:
- the LOC119317511 gene encoding uncharacterized protein LOC119317511: MGKGGELWDDSALVDAFDHAVATYKAMHGKNNQGAPSEKQESEDVAAAADSAAAYAAAAVAEEPVSTEVADEQTEKNDSCTNLPIGPVETPQQPCEERKTDKQAPLRETNLGKETNISESKTCFSDVTNTEGKDSSNQQTEDYNELLRKYYELEVQSQKVLEQLHQTNYWNYQTPEQSSAYQQQQVPAYIVTAPDPNSSTTQTSCCSLNAPMVSISCCSTGQQSGDSSGMRPNGGCSISFTCDHCPGASTTYPTGAAFTQLPTKVSSGDDQVAKAAMMTAEGAMNFMRNTISGSAASFPNIGNEGGILKENNTTLGMNLNLDTTGADSDLAVVLNAWYTAGFYTGRYLMQQSMKNPREN, from the exons ATGGGGAAGGGCGGCGAGCTGTGGGACGACTCGGCGCTGGTGGACGCCTTCGACCACGCCGTCGCCACCTACAAG GCAatgcatggcaagaacaaccaaggtGCTCCATCCGAGAAACAAGAGTCAGAAGATGTAGCTGCCGCTGCCGATTCCGCTGCCGCCTACGCTGCCGCTGCTGTTGCAGAAGAACCTGTCTCTACTGAAGTGGCAGATGA GCAAACAGAGAAAAATGACAGCTGCACTAACTTACCCATTGGTCCAGTGGAGACACCACAGCAGCCCTGTGAAGAAAGAAAGACCGATAAGCAAGCTCCTCTTCGAGAAACAAATCTGGGCAAAGAGACAAATATCTCTGAATCTAAGACATGCTTCTCAGATGTCACCAATACTGAGGGAAAGGATAGCTCAAACCAGCAGACAGAGGACTATAATGAATTACTCAGGaagtactatgaacttgaggtgcaAAGCCAGAAAGTTCTTGAGCAATTACATCAGACAAATTATTGGAATTATCAAACCCCTGAACAATCTTCAGCATACCAACAGCAGCAAGTTCCTGCTTACATTGTCACAGCACCAGACCCAAACTCTTCAACCACTCAAACCTCATGCTGCTCCTTGAATGCTCCCATGGTTTCAATCTCCTGCTGTTCAACTGGGCAACAAAGTGGCGATTCCTCTGGTATGCGACCTAATGGAGGCTGCAGCATATCGTTCACTT GTGATCATTGCCCTGGAGCAAGCACCACATATCCTACTGGTGCAGCCTTCACGCAGCTACCAACTAAGGTATCTAGTGGCGATGATCAAGTTGCTAAGGCTGCTATGATGACTGCTGAAGGTGCCATGAATTTCATGAGAAATACAATATCTGGAAGTGCTGCCTCCTTTCCAA ACATAGGAAATGAAGGTGGAATTTTAAAGGAGAATAACACAACTTTGGGCATGAACCTGAATTTAGACACCACAGGAGCAGACAGTGATCTTGCTGTCGTACTGAATGCATGGTATACAGCAGGGTTTTACACTGGCAG GTACCTCATGCAGCAATCGATGAAAAATCCCCGAGAAAATTGA